The Flavobacterium commune genome contains a region encoding:
- a CDS encoding FecR family protein: MSFNHQHYFSELVSKLLDGSITKEELDKLLNFFLNNQEIENWPAHLGSKEDVQQRMHEKIRLELDFDKKEETKVIPLYQKPFFKYAVAASVAVLITFTAFFNQQETNTVVAAVPNKIEVGTDKAMLTLEDGSTVVLEKGKTYNNKNVNSTGKELLYNKSNSASKKVAYNYLTIPRGGQFAITLSDGTKVWLNSETKLKFPVNFVEGKTREVELVYGEAYFDVSPSTAHKGAGFTVSQKAQEIHVIGTEFNIKAYKDDSSISTTLVEGKVEMQFDNVKQNLIPNQRANFDLKTNKVKIAKVDVYSEICWKDGVFSFEDKPLDEIMKVLSRWYDIQVVFENESIKKEQFNGVLIKDRNIDEILRSIKNSGIIKKYEFKNKTLILK, translated from the coding sequence ATGAGTTTCAATCACCAACACTATTTTTCAGAATTAGTTAGTAAACTTCTCGATGGTTCTATTACGAAAGAGGAATTAGACAAACTACTGAATTTCTTTTTAAATAATCAGGAAATCGAAAATTGGCCTGCTCATTTAGGATCCAAAGAAGATGTGCAGCAAAGAATGCATGAAAAAATCCGATTAGAATTGGATTTCGATAAAAAAGAAGAAACTAAAGTAATTCCGTTATATCAAAAACCTTTCTTTAAATATGCTGTAGCGGCATCAGTAGCAGTATTGATAACATTTACAGCTTTTTTTAATCAACAAGAAACAAATACTGTTGTTGCAGCGGTTCCTAACAAAATAGAAGTTGGTACTGATAAAGCGATGTTAACTTTGGAAGATGGTTCCACTGTTGTTTTAGAAAAAGGTAAAACTTACAATAATAAAAACGTAAATAGCACTGGAAAAGAGTTGTTGTACAACAAATCCAATTCGGCTTCAAAAAAAGTAGCGTATAATTATTTGACTATTCCACGAGGTGGGCAGTTTGCCATCACGCTTTCTGATGGTACAAAAGTTTGGTTAAACTCAGAAACCAAATTGAAATTTCCGGTAAATTTTGTAGAAGGAAAAACCAGAGAAGTAGAATTAGTTTATGGTGAAGCTTACTTTGATGTGTCTCCAAGTACAGCTCATAAAGGGGCAGGTTTTACAGTGTCTCAAAAGGCTCAGGAAATCCATGTTATAGGTACCGAATTTAATATAAAAGCATACAAAGACGATTCGAGTATTTCTACCACTTTAGTAGAAGGAAAGGTCGAAATGCAATTTGATAATGTCAAACAAAACTTAATTCCAAATCAACGCGCCAATTTTGACCTTAAGACCAACAAGGTGAAAATAGCCAAGGTAGATGTCTATAGCGAAATATGCTGGAAAGATGGTGTTTTCAGTTTTGAGGATAAGCCACTTGATGAAATTATGAAAGTGTTATCGAGATGGTATGATATTCAGGTTGTTTTTGAAAACGAATCTATCAAAAAAGAGCAATTTAATGGAGTTTTAATAAAAGACAGAAATATTGATGAGATTTTGAGGTCTATTAAAAACTCCGGAATTATAAAGAAATATGAATTTAAAAATAAAACCTTGATACTGAAATAA
- a CDS encoding RNA polymerase sigma factor — MAFVNKYNDIDLVKRLQENEEEALTIIYKEYWEIMYLAAYNLVKDRSVCEDIVQEVFISLWQRRAKLQIKVSLKSYLYTSTVYKVYDHFDKNKKMLKGELFDNFENKIETSNPETKLMHEELIHHLDSIIDTLPDKCKEVYKLSRENMLSNKEIAEQLNISQRTVEGHISKALKILKESLGVAVSIEFITLFLK; from the coding sequence ATGGCATTTGTAAATAAATACAATGACATAGATCTTGTGAAGCGTCTTCAGGAAAACGAAGAAGAAGCTTTGACGATTATTTATAAAGAATATTGGGAAATCATGTATTTGGCGGCCTATAATCTTGTTAAAGATAGATCGGTATGTGAGGATATAGTTCAGGAAGTGTTTATTTCGCTATGGCAAAGAAGGGCGAAATTGCAGATAAAAGTTTCTTTGAAAAGTTATTTGTACACTAGCACTGTGTATAAAGTTTATGACCATTTTGATAAAAATAAAAAGATGCTAAAGGGCGAGTTGTTTGATAATTTTGAAAATAAAATTGAAACTTCTAATCCAGAAACCAAGTTAATGCATGAAGAATTAATTCATCATTTAGATTCCATTATTGATACTTTACCGGACAAATGCAAAGAGGTTTATAAGTTGAGCAGAGAGAATATGTTGTCTAATAAAGAGATTGCTGAGCAATTAAATATTTCGCAACGTACGGTTGAAGGCCATATTTCTAAAGCTTTAAAGATTTTAAAGGAATCGCTTGGAGTAGCCGTAAGTATTGAGTTTATCACACTTTTTTTAAAGTAA
- a CDS encoding SusC/RagA family TonB-linked outer membrane protein, with protein MKINSINCRFEFQKRLLLIMMKTFLILFCTTVFSFNTETTFSQAKISIDENQLVSVKEVFKIIQKQTNYSFIYPNDFFKDAPKVQLKKGTIEISKLLAPIFKSRNLNFEITADKNIIIKEALNIEAKEKPIEAKEKAVQEIKVSGKITDENNQPIPGASILVKGTQIATQTDLDGKYLIKVPSNESVLVVSFIGYGTKEIKINNQSVINFQLLPETAKLEEVVVVGYGSSKQKDLTGSVSSVKSENFNKGPQLSAQQAIQGKMAGVVIAQNSGKPGGSNTVIIRGGTSLTGTNDPLYVIDGVPISTSAGVSSANIRGNGTDFFDQEPTNPLMTINPNDIESVTVLKDASSTAIYGSRGANGVIVITTKKGKSGNLKVSLDVTGGIATVSNKLDVLSADEYRKINTDLGLTFSDLGGNTNWQDEIYRTAKTQDYNLSFSGGSDKTAYRASLGYGNQEGVLIGSKLERANARINVNHSALDDKLTFDFRVNYGQTFSNNSPVSNTVGSEAGTSINYESYVFNPTYPIYDANGKYNHVPPYRINPVSFSNDVLDEVTNNRFLGNLSTTYKILNPLSVNVNLGYTNQAINRNSYVKKSNPLGEGMGGYASVQKLEDYSKLLETILRYNDSFGKHSVDAIAGYSYQYFVNEGIRNAVSGFLSDEFKWYSLQAASTNQGVTSFKGSNKLISMYGRVNYNFDDIILATATVRRDGSSRFGSGNQWGVFPSGSLAWRVSNMDFFKSKTISDLKIRTSYGVTGNQEIGNLNSITRLGATSAGYIVGGQRITTVLPLQYANPDLKWEQTAQFNTGIDYSILDGRIRGSIDYYVKKTTDLLLRIPVPSPTAVSTQLANVGSVQNKGIELEISADIIKKADFSWSTSINYTRNRNKVLSLSNSLYKGDNIQVAPLQGQGLTAGIYAQLIQPGLPVGTFYGREFKGIENGVEIIDPEMKVIGCAQPDFTFGITNSLNYKRFSLGFNFRGSVGNDVFNLTANNLGYLSNLPGRNVLQEAVSSGVLRTQPKQYSSRWIEDGSFVRLDNVTLGYDINLKNLPAISNARLFITGQNLLLFTKYSGLDPEVNSDVSGTGIAPIGVDYLAYPKAKTVSAGLSVTF; from the coding sequence ATGAAAATTAATTCTATTAATTGTCGTTTTGAATTTCAAAAACGGCTTCTATTGATTATGATGAAAACATTTTTAATCCTATTTTGTACGACCGTTTTCAGTTTCAATACTGAAACCACCTTTTCGCAGGCAAAAATATCTATTGATGAAAATCAATTGGTTTCGGTCAAAGAAGTTTTTAAAATAATTCAAAAGCAAACCAATTACAGTTTTATTTATCCTAACGACTTTTTTAAAGATGCCCCAAAGGTGCAATTGAAAAAAGGCACCATTGAAATTTCTAAATTATTAGCTCCGATTTTTAAATCCCGTAATTTGAATTTTGAAATAACAGCTGATAAGAATATTATCATTAAAGAGGCTTTGAATATTGAGGCGAAAGAAAAGCCCATTGAAGCGAAAGAAAAAGCTGTTCAGGAAATAAAAGTGTCCGGTAAAATAACCGATGAGAATAATCAGCCTATTCCGGGAGCAAGTATTCTTGTTAAAGGAACTCAAATAGCCACACAGACTGATCTTGACGGTAAATATTTAATAAAAGTACCATCAAATGAGAGTGTTTTGGTTGTATCATTTATAGGATATGGAACCAAAGAAATAAAGATTAATAATCAGTCAGTAATCAATTTCCAACTTCTGCCAGAAACCGCAAAATTAGAAGAAGTTGTTGTAGTGGGTTACGGTTCAAGTAAACAAAAAGATTTAACGGGTTCTGTTTCTTCTGTAAAATCAGAAAATTTTAACAAAGGACCGCAATTGAGCGCACAGCAAGCTATTCAAGGAAAAATGGCTGGTGTTGTAATTGCTCAGAATAGTGGTAAACCAGGAGGATCTAATACAGTAATCATTCGTGGAGGAACTTCCTTAACAGGAACCAATGATCCTTTGTATGTTATTGATGGTGTGCCAATTTCTACTTCGGCAGGAGTGAGTTCAGCAAATATCAGAGGGAATGGAACTGACTTTTTTGATCAGGAACCAACCAATCCTTTGATGACCATTAATCCAAATGATATTGAATCGGTAACTGTTTTGAAAGACGCTTCTTCAACAGCTATTTATGGTTCAAGAGGAGCAAATGGTGTAATTGTTATTACAACCAAAAAAGGAAAATCAGGAAATTTAAAAGTGAGTCTTGATGTTACCGGAGGTATTGCTACAGTTTCAAATAAATTAGATGTATTGTCAGCTGATGAATACAGAAAAATTAATACCGATTTAGGTTTGACTTTTTCTGATTTAGGTGGAAATACCAATTGGCAGGACGAAATTTACAGAACCGCAAAAACACAGGATTATAATTTATCTTTTTCAGGTGGCTCAGACAAAACCGCATACAGAGCTTCTTTAGGATATGGTAATCAGGAAGGAGTATTAATTGGTTCTAAATTAGAAAGAGCTAATGCAAGAATCAACGTGAATCATTCCGCACTTGATGATAAACTTACATTTGATTTTAGAGTGAATTATGGTCAAACATTCTCTAATAATTCACCGGTGTCAAATACGGTAGGAAGTGAAGCAGGAACAAGTATTAACTATGAATCCTATGTCTTTAATCCAACGTATCCAATTTATGATGCCAATGGAAAATACAACCATGTGCCTCCGTATAGAATCAATCCGGTTTCTTTTTCTAATGATGTTTTAGATGAGGTTACCAATAATCGTTTCTTAGGAAATTTATCCACCACTTATAAGATTTTAAACCCTTTAAGTGTAAATGTAAACTTAGGTTATACTAACCAGGCCATCAACAGAAATTCCTATGTTAAAAAATCCAATCCGCTGGGAGAAGGAATGGGCGGATATGCCAGTGTTCAAAAACTAGAAGATTACAGCAAGTTATTAGAAACTATTTTGAGATATAATGACTCATTTGGTAAGCATAGTGTAGATGCTATTGCGGGTTATTCATACCAATATTTTGTAAACGAAGGAATTCGTAATGCCGTATCAGGATTTTTATCAGATGAATTCAAATGGTATAGCCTTCAGGCTGCCAGTACTAATCAAGGAGTAACTTCTTTTAAAGGAAGTAATAAATTGATTTCGATGTATGGTAGGGTAAACTATAATTTTGATGATATTATTCTGGCAACCGCAACTGTGAGAAGAGATGGTTCAAGCCGATTTGGTTCAGGAAATCAATGGGGGGTATTTCCATCGGGGTCTTTGGCATGGAGAGTTTCTAATATGGATTTCTTTAAATCTAAAACTATTTCTGATTTAAAAATCAGAACCAGTTATGGGGTGACAGGAAATCAGGAAATTGGAAATTTGAATTCCATTACAAGATTGGGAGCTACTTCAGCAGGATATATTGTTGGAGGACAAAGAATCACCACTGTATTACCATTGCAATATGCTAATCCGGATTTAAAATGGGAGCAAACTGCACAGTTTAATACGGGTATCGATTATTCGATATTAGATGGTAGAATTCGCGGAAGCATCGATTATTATGTTAAAAAAACTACTGATCTTTTATTGCGTATTCCGGTGCCTTCGCCTACAGCTGTTAGTACCCAATTAGCAAACGTGGGAAGTGTACAGAATAAAGGTATTGAGTTAGAGATTTCAGCCGATATCATTAAAAAAGCTGATTTTTCATGGAGTACTTCTATCAACTATACAAGAAATAGAAATAAGGTATTAAGTCTTTCTAACAGCTTGTACAAAGGGGATAATATTCAGGTTGCACCATTGCAAGGACAAGGCTTAACAGCAGGTATTTATGCCCAACTTATACAACCGGGATTGCCTGTGGGGACTTTTTACGGAAGAGAATTCAAAGGAATCGAAAATGGTGTTGAGATAATTGATCCTGAAATGAAAGTTATTGGTTGTGCCCAACCGGATTTTACATTTGGTATTACCAATTCATTAAATTATAAGAGATTTTCATTAGGATTTAATTTTAGAGGATCTGTTGGGAATGATGTGTTTAATTTAACTGCTAATAATTTAGGGTATTTAAGTAATCTTCCTGGACGAAATGTATTGCAGGAAGCTGTTTCAAGCGGTGTTTTAAGAACGCAACCTAA